From Coccinella septempunctata chromosome 4, icCocSept1.1, whole genome shotgun sequence, a single genomic window includes:
- the LOC123311316 gene encoding uncharacterized protein LOC123311316 — translation MAHHPVIREDKKSTRLRVVFDGSMKSKDKKCLNDFLYNGAVVQNELFDILILFRTYKFVILSDIKQMYRMILLHPDHRKLQNILWRDASGNIVCLQLQTVTYGIKSSSFLATRCLSELALTEGKNFPLAVRALLQNTYVDDILSGTDTLDELIDLKNQLITLLKKRSFELHKWCSNSKYALLDVPLEKQHFDEVDVNNNNFVVKTLGLSYDTNIDMFKFSCPEINQECFEFHIKNF, via the exons ATGGCACATCATCCAGTCATAAGAGAAGATAAGAAGTCTACTCGGCTTAGAGTCGTTTTTGATGGAAGCATGAAGTCTAAGGacaaaaaatgtttgaatgattTCTTGTATAATGGTGCGGTTGTACAAAATGAActttttgatattttgataCTTTTTCGAACCTATAAATTCGTCATTTTGAGTGac ataaaacaAATGTATAGAATGATACTTCTACATCCTGACCAtcgaaaattacaaaatatattATGGAGGGATGCTAGTGGTAATATTGTGTGTTTACAATTACAAACTGTCACTTACGGAATTAAAAGCTCCTCATTTTTAGCCACACGATGTCTTAGTGAGCTTGCCCTCACCGaaggaaaaaattttccttTGGCTGTAAGAGCTTTGTTGCAAAACACTTATGTTGATGACATTTTGTCCGGTACTGACACACTAGATGAACTGattgatttgaaaaatcagTTGATCACTTTATTGAAGAAACGCTCGTTTGAACTACATAAGTGGTGTTCGAATTCTAAATACGCCCTGCTAGATGTTCCTTTGGAAAAACAACATTTTGATGAAGTTGatgtcaataataataatttcgtaGTGAAAACTTTGGGTTTATCTTATGATACAAATATAGATATGTTCAAATTTAGTTGTCCTGAAATAAATCAGGAATGTTTTGAGTTTCATATCAAGAATTTTTGA